A DNA window from Choristoneura fumiferana chromosome 2, NRCan_CFum_1, whole genome shotgun sequence contains the following coding sequences:
- the LOC141445438 gene encoding bombyxin A-3 homolog, translating to MKPQAFGVALVTLAILTACSAHIGGGQLMQELNPKIFCGRNLAIALAELCSFQNAEKRGDAGTMYNIIVPPYYKDPEHYSWPWLAPHHAHGLSLPNRGKRLTGIVNECCDKPCNIDEMLSYC from the exons ATGAAACCCCAAGCCTTTGGCGTGGCTCTCGTCACGTTGGCGATCCTGACTGCGTGTTCCGCCCACATCGGCGGCGGCCAACTTATGCAGGAGCTGAACCCGAAGATCTTCTGTGGGAGGAACTTGGCGATTGCTCTCGCTGAACTCTGCAGCTTCCAGAACGCAGAGAAGAGAGGAGATGCCGGCACCATGTATA ACATCATCGTTCCCCCCTACTACAAAGATCCGGAGCACTACAGCTGGCCCTGGCTCGCCCCCCACCACGCTCACGGCCTCTCCCTCCCCAACCGTGGGAAGAGATTGACTGGCATCGTCAACGAATGCTGCGACAAGCCCTGTAACATCGACGAGATGCTGTCTTACTGTTAA